The Sphingomicrobium sp. genome has a window encoding:
- a CDS encoding TonB-dependent receptor: protein MRRTHSLLWSTTGLTAMFAAAAPALAQEVVVPPNPGAEAQQSPADPIQSPDAPQSPQAAAPGEDTAIVVTGLRRSLQSARNIKRNSDQVVDAVVAEDIGKLPDITVSDTAARIPGVQVERARGEAGRVLLRGLDNTYYTTTYNGREIFTAETRSVALQDFPAGGIAALEAFKTSTANLVEPGIAGLINVRSRRPFDFSGFEVAGSVWANYPRQSRELKPNAQLLLTNRWELGNGQEIGALINFSYTRLAYQDSIRRHGFFIANLAGARSPDWPEIHYDQADRWRPSVNGALQWRPSSDLELYAEGLWQGYREENTDAMWSQPLWGAAPENYQNIVLDGNSNRIVSGTVISPRRAEGFQGATKRRTNTYQFAVGGRYDAGPLRLTADLARTSSEFNLRTESVDFYINRNDYSVDWFTGTIGSEGPTFAVNGLDFSDPGNYAYRGFFEDYLTAKGDDWQGRLDAEYKPAGIDWLPVIQAGVRYTNRDASRSGGARYWNANDMGIPITDVPLDYRMLHSAFRGDPLKPTPLSWLAPTFDSVWSNLEALRQFNVDRGVPIDPNRDRAQNNDANPPVPVPTRNFSINEKTLAGYGQIKFNFDGSLPVDGIIGVRVVRTEDDIKGFRADPGAAALPVGVKNNYTTVLPNLNVNIGLSDDLKLRLAATKTITRPQFEQLNPGLVLDTAPTCTPAQANCIRTGRGGNPFLDPLRSRNYDASLEYYFSRTGFASVAAFRRDMKGFIVNRAVTYPEPDEATGLPIQITGPVNTNNGRIQGLEAQVSTFFDYDFVPTWARSFGVQANATYIDAKIDFPLFCAPTAAECVPGPAGANATVVRTRIPDVSKWTFNLVGMYENGPLSARLSYNHRTSYPEGTLDPRDGFFTLQGRGRGTGRLDWSSSYNIRDNLTVFFDWTNILNVPFRSDIVRVDYAAGVPTGREEFPMVVRYNESVISGGIRFRFGGRKAAPPPPMQVAPPPPPPVVEQPAPPPPPPPPPAPVERGERGN, encoded by the coding sequence ATGCGGCGCACTCATTCCTTGCTTTGGTCTACCACTGGGCTGACGGCGATGTTCGCCGCCGCCGCGCCTGCCCTTGCGCAGGAAGTTGTCGTTCCACCGAACCCGGGAGCGGAGGCGCAGCAAAGCCCTGCCGATCCGATCCAGAGCCCGGACGCGCCGCAGAGCCCGCAGGCCGCGGCTCCGGGCGAGGACACTGCGATCGTCGTGACCGGTCTTCGCCGTTCGCTGCAGTCCGCACGCAACATCAAGCGCAACAGCGACCAGGTCGTCGATGCGGTTGTCGCCGAAGACATCGGCAAGCTGCCGGACATCACCGTGTCCGACACCGCCGCCCGCATCCCGGGCGTGCAGGTCGAGCGCGCACGCGGTGAGGCCGGGCGCGTACTGCTTCGCGGCCTCGACAACACTTATTACACGACGACCTATAACGGTCGTGAGATCTTCACGGCGGAAACGCGTTCCGTCGCGCTGCAGGACTTCCCCGCCGGCGGCATCGCAGCCTTGGAAGCGTTCAAGACCTCGACCGCAAATCTCGTCGAGCCGGGCATCGCCGGGCTGATCAACGTCCGTTCGCGGCGGCCGTTCGACTTCAGCGGCTTCGAAGTGGCGGGCTCCGTCTGGGCCAATTACCCGCGCCAGTCGCGCGAGCTGAAGCCGAATGCACAGCTTCTGCTCACCAACCGTTGGGAGCTCGGGAACGGTCAGGAAATCGGCGCGCTGATCAACTTCTCCTACACGCGCCTTGCGTACCAGGACTCGATCCGCCGTCATGGCTTCTTCATCGCCAACCTCGCCGGCGCGCGGTCGCCGGACTGGCCTGAAATCCACTACGACCAAGCCGATCGCTGGCGTCCGTCGGTCAATGGCGCGCTGCAGTGGCGTCCGTCGTCCGACCTGGAACTCTACGCCGAAGGCCTGTGGCAAGGATATCGGGAAGAAAATACCGACGCCATGTGGTCGCAGCCGCTCTGGGGCGCAGCGCCGGAGAACTACCAGAACATCGTTCTCGACGGAAACAGCAACCGGATCGTCAGCGGTACGGTCATCAGTCCGCGCCGTGCGGAAGGTTTCCAGGGCGCCACCAAGCGCCGCACCAACACCTACCAGTTCGCCGTCGGCGGCCGTTACGACGCAGGGCCGCTGCGCCTGACCGCGGACCTCGCCCGCACCAGCAGCGAATTCAACCTGCGTACCGAAAGCGTCGATTTCTACATCAACCGGAATGATTATTCGGTCGACTGGTTCACGGGCACGATCGGCAGCGAAGGCCCGACCTTTGCGGTCAACGGCCTCGATTTCTCCGATCCCGGCAATTACGCCTATCGCGGCTTCTTCGAAGATTATCTGACCGCCAAGGGCGACGACTGGCAAGGCCGGCTCGACGCCGAATACAAGCCTGCCGGCATTGATTGGTTGCCGGTCATCCAGGCCGGTGTCCGCTACACCAACCGCGACGCGAGCCGGTCCGGTGGCGCTCGGTACTGGAACGCCAACGACATGGGCATTCCGATCACCGACGTGCCGCTCGACTACCGTATGCTCCACTCGGCATTCCGCGGCGACCCGCTGAAGCCGACGCCGCTGAGCTGGCTTGCACCCACGTTCGACAGCGTCTGGTCGAACCTTGAAGCGCTGCGGCAGTTCAACGTCGACCGTGGCGTGCCGATCGATCCGAACCGCGATCGTGCGCAGAACAACGACGCCAACCCGCCGGTCCCGGTGCCGACTCGCAACTTCTCGATCAACGAGAAGACGCTCGCCGGCTACGGCCAGATCAAGTTCAACTTCGACGGCAGTCTGCCGGTCGACGGTATCATCGGCGTGCGCGTCGTTCGTACCGAGGACGACATCAAAGGCTTCAGGGCGGATCCGGGTGCTGCGGCGCTGCCCGTCGGTGTGAAGAACAATTACACCACCGTGCTGCCCAACCTGAACGTCAATATCGGGCTCAGCGATGACCTGAAGCTGCGCCTTGCAGCGACCAAGACGATCACCCGCCCGCAGTTCGAGCAGCTCAACCCGGGCCTCGTGCTCGACACGGCGCCGACCTGCACTCCCGCCCAGGCAAACTGCATTCGGACGGGTCGGGGCGGCAACCCGTTCCTCGATCCGCTGCGGTCGCGGAACTACGACGCGAGCCTCGAATATTACTTCTCGCGTACGGGCTTTGCCTCGGTCGCTGCGTTCCGCCGCGACATGAAGGGCTTCATCGTCAATCGCGCGGTGACCTATCCGGAGCCTGACGAAGCCACCGGCTTGCCGATCCAGATCACTGGTCCGGTCAACACCAACAATGGCCGCATCCAGGGCCTCGAAGCGCAGGTCAGCACCTTCTTCGATTATGATTTTGTGCCGACATGGGCGCGGTCGTTCGGCGTTCAGGCGAACGCTACCTATATCGACGCGAAGATCGACTTCCCGCTGTTCTGCGCTCCCACGGCGGCGGAATGCGTACCCGGACCAGCGGGCGCGAATGCGACGGTCGTGCGGACTCGTATTCCGGACGTATCGAAGTGGACCTTCAACCTTGTCGGCATGTACGAGAACGGGCCGCTCAGCGCTCGTCTCTCCTACAACCACCGCACCAGCTATCCGGAAGGCACGCTCGACCCGCGCGACGGCTTCTTCACCCTGCAGGGCCGCGGGCGCGGCACCGGCCGCCTCGACTGGTCGAGCAGCTACAATATCCGCGACAACCTGACCGTGTTCTTCGACTGGACCAACATCCTCAATGTCCCGTTCCGCTCGGATATCGTGCGCGTCGATTATGCCGCGGGCGTGCCGACCGGGCGCGAAGAATTCCCGATGGTGGTCCGGTACAACGAATCGGTGATCTCGGGCGGTATCCGCTTCCGCTTCGGCGGGCGGAAGGCCGCGCCGCCGCCGCCGATGCAGGTTGCGCCTCCTCCCCCGCCGCCGGTGGTGGAGCAGCCGGCTCCGCCGCCGCCTCCCCCGCCGCCGCCGGCGCCGGTGGAGCGCGGAGAGCGCGGCAACTAA